A window of Candidatus Saccharibacteria bacterium contains these coding sequences:
- the serS gene encoding serine--tRNA ligase, producing the protein MLDIRFIHDNATRVQEASEQKGYKVNIAELLSIDDSRRDLLASVESLRQKRNEIAGSMKGGKPSAELVEEGKRIKAELATQEEELRAIDEQFLKLLKQVPNMPMPDVPVGASEDENVVVKTVGDKPEFAFEPKSHWQLAEARDWIDKERAAKVAGARFAYVKGELALLWLAVVNFGVSVLTNEETLKKIIADAGIDVPSTPFRLVFPPAVAKTDVYEATGRLNKEEQTYKLADDDLWLNASAEHTLCAMYYKEILDEAQLPLRYVGYTTAFRREAGTYGKDTEGIFRLHQFDKLEMESFTTGDTSLQEHFLMIAIQEYLMSQLGLPYQVLNKCTADIGKPNARGVDIEVWLPSQGKYRETHTADLITDYQTRSLQTRVRRTGGEVELAHTNDATAFSQRPLIGILENFQNEDGTVTVPEVLRPFLGGREVL; encoded by the coding sequence ATGTTAGACATACGATTCATCCACGACAACGCCACGCGCGTGCAAGAAGCCAGTGAGCAAAAAGGGTATAAGGTCAATATCGCCGAACTGCTGAGTATCGACGACAGTCGCCGCGACCTGTTGGCTTCGGTTGAATCGCTCCGTCAGAAGCGCAATGAGATTGCGGGCTCCATGAAGGGTGGCAAACCATCTGCGGAACTTGTTGAAGAAGGGAAGCGTATCAAAGCTGAACTGGCGACGCAGGAAGAGGAACTGCGCGCCATTGACGAGCAATTCTTGAAACTATTGAAACAAGTCCCGAACATGCCGATGCCTGACGTGCCGGTCGGTGCCAGCGAAGATGAAAACGTCGTCGTCAAGACGGTGGGCGATAAGCCTGAGTTCGCCTTTGAGCCCAAGAGCCACTGGCAATTAGCAGAAGCCCGTGACTGGATCGATAAGGAACGTGCCGCCAAGGTGGCAGGTGCCCGCTTCGCCTACGTAAAGGGCGAGCTGGCCTTGCTGTGGCTGGCGGTCGTCAACTTCGGCGTCAGCGTTCTGACCAATGAAGAGACGTTAAAGAAAATCATCGCCGATGCCGGCATTGACGTACCAAGCACGCCATTCCGTCTGGTCTTCCCGCCGGCCGTCGCCAAAACGGATGTGTATGAGGCCACCGGCCGTCTCAACAAAGAGGAGCAGACGTACAAGCTGGCCGATGATGACCTCTGGCTGAACGCCAGCGCCGAGCACACCCTCTGCGCCATGTACTACAAAGAGATTCTCGATGAGGCCCAGCTGCCGCTGCGCTATGTCGGCTACACCACGGCCTTCCGCCGAGAAGCCGGCACCTATGGCAAGGACACCGAAGGCATCTTCCGCCTGCACCAGTTCGATAAGCTTGAGATGGAGAGCTTTACGACGGGTGACACATCCCTGCAGGAGCACTTCCTGATGATTGCCATCCAGGAATACCTCATGAGCCAGCTTGGCCTGCCATACCAGGTGCTCAACAAGTGCACCGCCGACATCGGCAAACCCAACGCCCGTGGTGTCGACATCGAGGTCTGGCTGCCAAGCCAGGGCAAGTACCGCGAGACGCACACTGCCGACCTGATTACTGACTATCAAACCCGCAGTCTGCAGACGCGCGTCCGCCGCACTGGCGGAGAAGTCGAGCTGGCGCACACAAATGACGCCACCGCCTTCTCTCAGCGTCCGCTCATCGGAATTCTTGAGAACTTCCAGAACGAAGACGGCACCGTGACCGTGCCGGAGGTGCTGCGGCCGTTCCTGGGTGGCCGCGAAGTATTGTAG
- the murD gene encoding UDP-N-acetylmuramoyl-L-alanine--D-glutamate ligase, producing the protein MKVAILGYGLEGESAFNYYRKRGVAPADFTVFDEADEPKRPLPAGVRFVGGTDSFDRLAGFGVVVRTPQISPARIITDGTVTSVTKLFFEHCTRPIIGITGTKGKGTTASLTHALLSAAGVKSWLVGNIGTPALDVLDEVNAAADGVVIYELSSFQLWDMTVSPSVAIVLMIEPDHLEVHGDMDDYVAAKANIARWQTAGDTVIFHPHNPLSRSIAELSKGIRIPYGQAPAAHVKDQAIYINEQKICSISEVLLPGKHNVENICAALTAASRFVNNPSVFADTLRNFKGLEHRLELVATVNGILYYDDSFSSMPGATEVAIAAFTEPKLLIVGGYDRGLDFSKLATAIAADGSVKTALLIGQTRHRLAEALAAAGFSSYEILDDATMPAIVSRAAALARPGDVVLLSPGCASFDMFKNFYDRGQQFKQCVQEML; encoded by the coding sequence ATGAAAGTTGCAATTTTGGGATACGGGCTCGAGGGGGAGTCAGCGTTCAACTATTATCGTAAGCGCGGAGTGGCACCCGCTGATTTCACCGTCTTCGATGAGGCTGACGAGCCGAAGCGCCCGCTGCCGGCCGGGGTGCGATTCGTCGGTGGTACGGATAGCTTTGATCGGCTCGCCGGCTTCGGCGTGGTAGTGCGTACGCCGCAGATCAGCCCTGCCCGGATTATCACGGATGGCACCGTCACCTCCGTCACCAAACTTTTCTTTGAGCACTGCACACGCCCGATCATCGGCATCACCGGCACCAAGGGGAAGGGCACGACCGCCTCACTGACCCATGCCTTGCTGTCAGCCGCCGGCGTCAAAAGCTGGCTTGTCGGCAATATCGGCACGCCCGCCCTGGATGTGCTTGATGAGGTCAATGCGGCCGCTGACGGTGTCGTCATCTACGAGCTCAGTAGCTTCCAGCTGTGGGATATGACCGTGAGCCCGTCGGTTGCCATCGTGCTGATGATCGAGCCGGATCACCTCGAAGTCCATGGCGACATGGATGACTATGTCGCCGCCAAAGCCAACATTGCGCGGTGGCAGACGGCAGGGGATACGGTCATATTCCACCCGCATAATCCGCTCTCGCGCAGCATCGCCGAGTTGTCAAAAGGGATACGGATCCCGTACGGTCAAGCGCCTGCGGCCCACGTCAAAGACCAGGCAATATATATCAACGAACAAAAAATTTGTTCAATTTCAGAGGTGTTATTGCCAGGAAAACACAACGTAGAGAACATATGCGCCGCCCTGACTGCTGCCAGCCGCTTCGTGAACAATCCTAGTGTTTTTGCAGACACTTTAAGAAACTTTAAAGGCCTGGAACACCGTCTTGAACTGGTCGCCACCGTGAACGGCATCCTCTACTACGACGATAGTTTTTCATCCATGCCTGGCGCCACGGAAGTGGCCATCGCCGCCTTCACAGAACCAAAGCTACTGATAGTGGGCGGCTACGACCGCGGTCTCGATTTCAGTAAGTTGGCAACCGCCATAGCCGCCGACGGCAGCGTCAAGACGGCGCTGCTGATAGGTCAGACCCGACACCGACTCGCCGAAGCATTGGCGGCTGCCGGCTTCAGCAGCTACGAAATCCTGGATGACGCGACCATGCCGGCCATCGTCAGCCGCGCCGCCGCCCTGGCCCGGCCCGGTGATGTCGTCCTGCTCAGTCCCGGCTGTGCCAGCTTTGATATGTTTAAGAACTTTTACGACCGCGGCCAACAATTCAAACAATGCGTGCAGGAGATGCTATGA
- a CDS encoding preprotein translocase subunit SecA, protein MVDRNKLLTKVFGDPQARTVRRLKKRVTEVNKLASKYEKLSNEELKQQTEKLKSQIKHKGTDKAARELDKILPDAFALVREAATRQLKMRHFDVQLIGGMVLHEGNVAEMKTGEGKTLVATLPVFLNALEEQGVHVVTVNDYLAQRDAGWMGQVYHFLGLSTGVIIADHSYLFDPDYDNAAHDDPRMKKLRPCTRKEAYAADITYGTNNEFGFDYLRDNMVDETDLLRQRGLHYAIVDEVDSILIDEARTPLIISAPASESPEGYMLFARIAKRLGENDYILDEKHRAVSLSEEGVEKVQKDLGIKNLYSPENVRMVYHLDQALKAQILFKRDKDYVVSSDGEVIIVDEFTGRLMHGRRYNEGLHQAIEAKESVTVQQESMTLATISFQNYFRLYKKLAGMTGTGFTEAEEFHQIYSLEVVQIPANRPVAREDRLDIIFKTEQAKFEAIADEVKKHQEAGRPVLIGSASIRKNEELSKLLAKRGIEHEILNAKNNEREAAIIAKAGEKGAVTLATNIAGRGTDIVLGEGVKELGGLVVIGSERHEARRIDNQLRGRGGRQGDPGVSQFYVSTEDDLMRIFQGERLRTVMDRLRLPDDTPIQNKSISKMLEGAQKRVEGYNYDMRKNVVQYDNVINRHRKAVYSIRRQILESEDVSSRFYDLIREQVIVLTAEGPKRNKKFVEAFEAVFPLGTEAITKISENPKPSARADLAYKAVEKLYKEREDHFGSDLTRKMEREIYMQVLDTLWMQHLENMEHLRNGIHWRSIGQRDPLVEYRQESQRLFEGLQATLREEVLRAVFHVTENDLATARDDTFETQLTRAAERAVEQGVNEVNESNPNADFEDAKLARAKKPTAKAVTHDKRKAERKNKKKARRK, encoded by the coding sequence ATGGTAGACAGAAACAAGCTATTAACGAAAGTCTTTGGGGATCCGCAGGCACGTACTGTCCGCCGTTTGAAAAAACGCGTGACCGAAGTCAATAAGTTGGCGTCGAAGTATGAGAAGCTCAGTAATGAAGAGCTGAAGCAGCAGACTGAGAAGCTCAAGTCCCAGATCAAGCACAAAGGCACCGACAAGGCCGCCCGCGAACTGGACAAGATCCTGCCTGACGCTTTTGCCCTGGTGCGTGAAGCAGCCACCCGCCAGCTGAAGATGCGCCACTTCGACGTCCAGCTGATCGGTGGTATGGTGCTGCACGAGGGCAACGTGGCCGAGATGAAGACCGGCGAGGGCAAGACGCTGGTGGCGACGCTGCCGGTCTTTTTGAATGCCCTGGAAGAGCAGGGCGTCCATGTGGTGACCGTCAACGACTACCTGGCCCAGCGTGACGCCGGCTGGATGGGGCAGGTCTACCACTTCCTGGGTCTGAGCACCGGTGTCATCATCGCCGACCACTCCTACCTGTTTGACCCTGATTACGACAACGCCGCCCACGACGACCCTCGTATGAAGAAGCTCCGCCCCTGTACCCGCAAGGAGGCCTACGCCGCCGACATCACTTACGGCACCAACAATGAATTCGGGTTTGACTACCTGCGTGACAACATGGTCGACGAGACCGACCTGCTGCGCCAGCGCGGCCTGCACTACGCCATCGTCGATGAGGTCGACTCCATCCTGATCGATGAGGCCCGCACGCCGCTTATCATTTCTGCCCCCGCCAGCGAAAGCCCGGAAGGCTACATGCTCTTTGCCCGTATCGCCAAGCGTCTGGGCGAGAACGATTACATCCTGGACGAGAAGCACCGCGCCGTCTCCCTGAGCGAAGAGGGCGTCGAGAAGGTTCAGAAGGATCTTGGCATCAAGAACCTCTATAGCCCCGAGAACGTCCGCATGGTCTACCACCTGGACCAGGCGCTCAAGGCCCAGATCCTGTTCAAGCGCGACAAGGACTACGTGGTCAGCAGTGACGGCGAAGTCATCATCGTCGATGAGTTCACCGGTCGCCTGATGCACGGCCGCCGCTACAACGAAGGTCTGCACCAGGCCATCGAAGCCAAGGAAAGCGTCACCGTCCAGCAGGAAAGCATGACGCTGGCGACCATCTCGTTCCAGAATTATTTCCGCCTCTACAAGAAGCTGGCCGGCATGACCGGTACCGGCTTTACCGAGGCCGAGGAATTCCACCAGATCTACAGCCTGGAGGTCGTCCAGATTCCCGCCAACCGCCCGGTTGCGCGCGAGGACCGTCTGGACATCATCTTCAAGACAGAGCAGGCCAAGTTCGAGGCTATTGCCGATGAGGTCAAGAAGCACCAGGAGGCCGGCCGGCCGGTGCTGATCGGCTCAGCTTCCATCCGTAAGAACGAGGAACTGAGCAAATTACTGGCCAAGCGCGGCATCGAACACGAGATTCTCAACGCCAAGAATAACGAGCGCGAAGCAGCCATCATCGCCAAGGCCGGTGAGAAGGGTGCCGTCACGCTGGCGACCAACATCGCCGGCCGTGGTACGGACATCGTGCTGGGCGAAGGCGTCAAGGAGCTGGGCGGCCTGGTGGTCATCGGTTCCGAGCGCCACGAAGCCCGCCGCATCGACAACCAGCTGCGCGGCCGCGGCGGCCGTCAGGGCGACCCCGGTGTCAGCCAGTTCTACGTCTCGACAGAAGACGACCTGATGCGCATCTTCCAGGGCGAACGCCTGCGTACCGTCATGGACCGCCTGCGCCTGCCGGATGACACGCCTATCCAGAACAAATCTATCTCCAAGATGCTCGAAGGCGCCCAGAAACGCGTCGAAGGCTACAACTACGATATGCGCAAGAACGTCGTCCAATACGACAACGTCATTAACCGCCACCGCAAGGCCGTTTACAGCATCCGCCGCCAGATTCTGGAGTCAGAAGATGTCTCCAGCCGTTTCTACGACCTGATCCGCGAGCAGGTGATCGTCCTGACCGCCGAGGGCCCCAAGCGCAACAAGAAGTTCGTTGAGGCCTTCGAGGCCGTCTTCCCGCTGGGCACCGAGGCAATCACCAAGATTTCCGAGAATCCCAAGCCGTCCGCCCGTGCCGACCTGGCCTACAAGGCCGTCGAAAAGCTCTACAAAGAACGTGAAGATCATTTTGGCAGCGACCTGACCCGCAAGATGGAGCGCGAAATCTACATGCAGGTTTTGGACACGCTCTGGATGCAGCACCTGGAGAACATGGAGCATCTGCGCAACGGTATCCACTGGCGCAGTATCGGTCAGCGCGACCCGCTGGTCGAGTACCGCCAGGAATCGCAGCGCCTGTTCGAAGGCCTGCAGGCTACCCTGCGCGAGGAAGTCCTGCGTGCCGTCTTCCACGTCACCGAGAACGACCTGGCGACCGCCCGCGACGACACCTTTGAGACCCAGCTGACCCGTGCTGCCGAGCGTGCAGTGGAGCAGGGCGTCAATGAGGTAAACGAGAGCAACCCGAACGCCGACTTCGAAGACGCCAAGCTTGCCCGTGCCAAGAAACCGACCGCCAAGGCCGTCACCCACGATAAGCGCAAGGCTGAGCGCAAAAATAAGAAGAAGGCACGCCGCAAATAA
- the raiA gene encoding ribosome-associated translation inhibitor RaiA, with product MIRQIDITGINLDLGDDFKRYATRKIGRLERLIPRQNRGDNRAEIRVKEVNESHGNKYRVEVILHLPDEQISVQDSTMNMFAALDIVEEKLKNCLHKYKDKHSNRPRIQGGGIFGRFKRQREQSDSGVGTEMAEVE from the coding sequence ATGATAAGACAGATCGACATCACCGGTATCAATCTCGACCTCGGGGACGATTTCAAGCGGTATGCTACCCGTAAGATTGGCCGCCTGGAACGCCTCATCCCGCGCCAGAACCGCGGCGATAACCGCGCCGAAATACGTGTTAAAGAGGTGAACGAGAGCCACGGCAACAAATACCGCGTCGAAGTCATCCTGCATCTCCCTGATGAACAGATTTCCGTCCAAGACAGTACCATGAACATGTTCGCCGCCCTTGATATCGTCGAGGAGAAGCTCAAGAACTGCCTACATAAGTACAAGGACAAGCACAGCAACCGGCCGCGCATCCAGGGCGGCGGTATCTTTGGCCGCTTCAAGCGCCAACGCGAACAGAGTGATTCAGGGGTGGGGACTGAAATGGCCGAAGTCGAATAG
- a CDS encoding insulinase family protein codes for MKHTVHELKLGNGTEGLVIDVPGATVASYQIHFRAGNRYVARHDAYEAAHVMEHMAFGANAQFSDTHAYEADFTKNGAYHNAYTSDISMVYVADCADFEWERILDLKRVAICSPRFNAEELEAERGNVRNELTGYLNQHGRLLWPRVQQALGEQILTFDERLKRLDNVTLQDIMRHYKETHTRQNMRFVVAGKFGSRLDDVRAALERWDLGEGQRMQIPHEELSGNKPFIIRRKEASNITFGWAMVAPRRLEDPQLEAMACVDHILTGTLHSKILGKARKAGLAYGMFSDASAYQYDSAWEFGGQVNIDTADRLFDIMVDEVRAILDGKIDDDDIEAAKQYALGKHQMGCQTVGHINSWYADRYFFDGTIEDFSKRPAAIRAITKSAMVETVREFASANRWVLGAVGSVKLDDVNRLNDKLATLFA; via the coding sequence ATGAAACATACTGTCCACGAGCTTAAACTCGGTAACGGTACCGAGGGTCTGGTCATTGACGTGCCGGGCGCTACCGTCGCCAGCTACCAGATACATTTCCGGGCCGGCAACCGCTATGTCGCCCGGCACGACGCCTACGAGGCCGCACACGTCATGGAGCACATGGCCTTCGGCGCCAATGCCCAGTTCAGCGACACGCATGCCTACGAAGCCGACTTCACCAAGAACGGCGCCTACCACAATGCCTACACCAGCGACATCAGCATGGTGTATGTGGCCGATTGCGCCGATTTCGAATGGGAACGCATCCTCGACCTCAAGCGTGTGGCTATCTGTTCGCCGCGCTTCAACGCGGAAGAACTCGAAGCCGAGCGCGGCAACGTCCGCAACGAGCTGACCGGCTACCTCAACCAGCACGGCCGGCTGCTCTGGCCGCGCGTCCAGCAGGCGCTGGGCGAGCAGATCCTGACTTTTGACGAGCGCCTCAAGCGCCTCGATAACGTCACACTGCAAGACATCATGCGCCACTACAAAGAGACGCATACCCGCCAGAACATGCGCTTCGTCGTCGCCGGCAAGTTCGGCAGCCGCCTGGATGATGTCCGCGCTGCCCTGGAGCGCTGGGACCTGGGCGAAGGCCAGCGTATGCAGATCCCGCACGAGGAACTTAGCGGCAATAAGCCGTTCATCATCCGCCGCAAAGAAGCTTCCAACATCACCTTCGGCTGGGCAATGGTGGCACCGCGCCGCCTGGAAGACCCGCAGCTGGAGGCCATGGCCTGCGTCGACCATATCCTCACCGGCACGTTGCACTCCAAGATCCTGGGCAAGGCCCGCAAGGCCGGCTTGGCCTACGGCATGTTCTCTGACGCTTCGGCGTATCAGTACGACAGTGCCTGGGAGTTCGGCGGCCAGGTCAACATCGACACTGCCGACCGCTTGTTCGACATCATGGTCGATGAAGTCCGTGCCATCCTCGACGGCAAAATCGATGATGATGATATTGAAGCTGCCAAACAATATGCCCTCGGCAAGCACCAGATGGGCTGCCAGACCGTCGGCCACATCAACAGCTGGTACGCCGATCGCTACTTCTTTGATGGCACCATCGAAGACTTCAGCAAGCGTCCGGCCGCCATCCGCGCCATCACCAAATCGGCCATGGTTGAGACCGTCCGCGAGTTCGCCAGCGCCAACCGCTGGGTGCTGGGCGCTGTCGGCAGCGTCAAGCTTGACGATGTGAACCGGCTCAACGACAAGCTGGCCACGCTGTTCGCTTAG
- a CDS encoding type II secretion system protein, whose product MKNARGFTIVELLIVIVVIGILAVIAISTFGSAQVRAENTKTAEAVKSYIKAIQAYKADNGTYPIAFNTWPCIGANAINDCARISGATTCFGAGGTGVNAAFDALVQPYLGSTKPEISNQQMNCGGSMFAAGYYESTATGTSGQITFYQKTNVPCSKLGGVSDTGRAQSDDTTVCYLYFN is encoded by the coding sequence ATGAAAAACGCACGAGGGTTTACTATCGTGGAGCTGCTCATCGTTATTGTGGTCATCGGTATCTTGGCGGTCATTGCCATTAGTACCTTCGGCAGCGCCCAGGTCCGGGCTGAGAACACCAAGACCGCCGAAGCGGTCAAATCGTATATCAAAGCCATCCAGGCGTACAAGGCCGATAATGGCACGTACCCGATCGCCTTCAACACCTGGCCGTGTATCGGCGCCAACGCCATCAACGACTGTGCCCGCATTAGCGGCGCCACCACATGTTTTGGCGCCGGTGGCACCGGTGTCAATGCAGCCTTTGACGCTCTGGTGCAACCGTACCTTGGCAGCACCAAGCCTGAAATCAGTAATCAGCAGATGAACTGCGGCGGATCGATGTTTGCCGCCGGATACTACGAAAGCACTGCCACAGGCACTAGCGGTCAGATTACTTTTTATCAGAAGACTAATGTGCCGTGCTCCAAGCTCGGCGGCGTCTCCGATACTGGCCGCGCCCAGAGTGACGACACGACGGTCTGCTATCTATACTTCAACTAG
- the prfB gene encoding peptide chain release factor 2 yields MHNLTDRTTALIDGLAKDMASLDVPALTAQAEALEAELAKPEAWNDPDTATRRSQDLAKLRARITPWQELAEHAAGLRDLLGLNDASLADDITAELVQAETRYAGLRRDLLFSGPYDDHDAILSLHAGAGGVDAMDWTGMLLRMYVRWAEDKDFKTEVIEQSNGEEAGIKSVTLAIRGAFAYGRLRSEHGVHRLVRLSPFNSDNLRQTSFALVEVLPAIDSPEEVAIDDKDLRIDVFRAGGHGGQSVNTTDSAVRITHMPTGIVVAIQNERSQLQNKATAMGILRARLAAAQMEQHAETLEQLRGPSKSAEWGSQIRNYVLHPYTLVKDARTKYEEHDAAGVLDGRLDGFIDAYLEAQAGEQ; encoded by the coding sequence ATGCACAACCTCACCGACCGTACCACCGCCCTCATCGATGGCCTTGCCAAAGACATGGCCAGCCTTGACGTGCCGGCATTAACTGCTCAGGCAGAAGCGCTCGAAGCCGAACTCGCCAAGCCCGAAGCCTGGAACGACCCCGACACCGCCACCCGCCGCTCGCAGGACCTGGCCAAGCTCCGCGCCCGCATTACGCCGTGGCAGGAGCTGGCGGAGCACGCGGCCGGCCTGCGTGATCTGCTTGGGCTGAATGACGCCTCTCTGGCTGACGACATCACAGCCGAGCTAGTCCAGGCCGAAACCCGCTACGCCGGCCTCCGCCGCGACCTGCTGTTCAGCGGCCCCTACGATGACCACGACGCCATCCTCAGCCTGCACGCCGGCGCCGGTGGCGTCGACGCCATGGACTGGACCGGCATGCTGCTGCGCATGTACGTGCGCTGGGCCGAGGATAAAGACTTTAAGACCGAAGTCATCGAGCAGTCCAACGGGGAAGAAGCCGGCATCAAAAGCGTCACGCTGGCCATCCGCGGCGCCTTTGCCTACGGCCGTCTGCGCAGCGAACATGGCGTCCACCGCCTGGTGCGCCTCAGTCCGTTCAACTCCGATAATCTGCGCCAGACCAGCTTTGCCCTGGTGGAGGTGCTGCCGGCCATCGATTCGCCCGAGGAAGTCGCCATCGACGATAAGGACCTGCGCATCGATGTCTTCCGCGCCGGCGGCCACGGCGGCCAGAGCGTCAACACCACGGATTCCGCCGTGCGTATCACCCATATGCCGACCGGCATCGTCGTCGCCATCCAGAACGAGCGCAGCCAGTTGCAGAACAAGGCCACGGCCATGGGTATCCTGCGCGCCCGGCTAGCGGCTGCACAGATGGAGCAGCACGCCGAGACGCTGGAACAGCTGCGCGGGCCGAGCAAATCGGCAGAGTGGGGGAGCCAGATCAGAAATTACGTGCTTCACCCCTACACTTTGGTCAAAGATGCCCGCACCAAGTACGAGGAGCATGATGCTGCCGGGGTGCTTGATGGCCGATTGGATGGGTTTATCGATGCGTATCTTGAGGCGCAGGCGGGTGAGCAGTAG
- a CDS encoding HD domain-containing protein — protein MYQFELPPRYEDCSDMAHMALQLARLSSRLALEERTLVNHPTGRAENVAEHSHMLALVAPAIAEAFYPQLDAGLVSRFATVHDVVEAYVGDTTTHKITEEELKLKQEREAKGLEQLLIEYSWLSNFTRLVEQYEAQEIPEARFVRIIDKWMPILVHFSDGGKTLKEYASSGELKNNISTNAKRLTAKYPEYEELIAVRAELSRLSSRHLLQTEL, from the coding sequence ATGTACCAGTTTGAGTTGCCACCGCGCTATGAGGACTGTTCGGATATGGCGCATATGGCTTTGCAGCTGGCGCGCCTTTCTTCGCGGCTTGCCCTTGAGGAGCGCACCCTGGTGAATCATCCGACCGGCCGCGCCGAGAACGTCGCGGAGCATTCGCATATGTTAGCGCTGGTGGCGCCGGCCATCGCGGAGGCGTTCTATCCTCAACTTGACGCCGGCCTGGTGTCCCGTTTTGCCACCGTGCATGATGTGGTCGAGGCGTATGTCGGTGATACGACGACCCACAAGATCACAGAAGAAGAGCTGAAGCTCAAGCAGGAGCGTGAAGCGAAAGGCTTGGAGCAGTTGTTGATAGAATATAGCTGGTTGTCTAATTTTACGCGGCTTGTCGAACAGTACGAGGCCCAGGAAATACCGGAGGCCCGCTTCGTCAGAATCATTGATAAATGGATGCCTATCCTAGTGCATTTTTCCGACGGCGGCAAGACTTTGAAAGAGTATGCGTCTAGTGGCGAGCTTAAGAATAATATCAGTACGAATGCCAAGCGGCTTACGGCAAAGTACCCGGAGTACGAGGAGCTGATTGCGGTGCGCGCCGAACTGTCCCGGTTGTCGTCCAGGCATCTGCTGCAGACTGAGCTTTGA
- a CDS encoding aspartate/glutamate racemase family protein encodes MKIGVFDSGIGGAAIAASLRMEFPDAIVVVASDGSSTPISTRSHTEVIELTEKAVQVLLKAECDVIVIACNTATAAAIEELQALHPEVSFIGLDPLMKIAAQQTVSGTIAVCATRLTLVSKHYQALKRYWAHDLTVLEPDCSEWPYMKDPVLSNRYRVSDLISEVITKGADIIVLGSTQYGWIKETISLAARGRATVLDPAMGIGQRVRELLEFKGVLPARRR; translated from the coding sequence ATGAAGATCGGCGTTTTCGATTCCGGCATCGGGGGCGCGGCAATCGCCGCGAGCCTGCGCATGGAATTTCCGGACGCCATCGTGGTGGTGGCCAGTGACGGCAGCAGTACGCCGATCAGCACCCGCAGCCACACGGAGGTTATTGAGCTGACGGAAAAGGCCGTACAGGTGCTACTCAAAGCAGAGTGCGATGTCATCGTCATCGCCTGCAATACGGCGACGGCGGCAGCCATCGAGGAGCTGCAGGCCCTGCACCCCGAAGTCTCGTTCATCGGCCTGGATCCATTGATGAAGATTGCCGCGCAGCAGACGGTCAGCGGCACCATCGCCGTCTGCGCCACCCGCCTGACGCTGGTCAGCAAACACTACCAGGCCCTGAAGCGCTATTGGGCGCACGACCTGACGGTGCTGGAGCCGGATTGCTCGGAATGGCCCTATATGAAGGACCCGGTGCTCTCCAACCGCTACCGGGTCAGCGACCTGATCAGCGAGGTGATTACAAAAGGTGCCGACATCATCGTGCTGGGGTCGACGCAGTATGGCTGGATAAAAGAGACCATCAGCCTGGCGGCACGGGGGCGCGCCACCGTGCTGGATCCGGCGATGGGCATTGGGCAGCGGGTGCGGGAGTTGCTGGAGTTCAAAGGGGTGTTGCCGGCGCGGCGGCGGTAA